The Pseudomonas eucalypticola genome has a window encoding:
- a CDS encoding RcnB family protein, giving the protein MKKIIAASCACLMLLTPLASFAQPGPDNGGPDRGHGGQQQGRPPQGNGGHGGPQQGGQNRPPQQHGGPQRPGGHGGGQAYHPQPNMPRPHSEWHRGGFAPPQYRGDRYWVTDWRARHLRQPPRDHRWLYVNGDYVLVAIATGAIVQILSGY; this is encoded by the coding sequence ATGAAGAAAATCATCGCCGCCAGTTGTGCCTGCCTGATGCTGCTGACACCGCTGGCCAGCTTTGCCCAGCCGGGCCCCGACAACGGCGGCCCTGACCGCGGCCACGGTGGCCAACAGCAAGGTCGCCCACCGCAGGGCAATGGTGGCCACGGTGGCCCGCAGCAGGGTGGCCAGAACCGGCCGCCGCAGCAACATGGCGGCCCTCAGCGGCCCGGTGGACATGGCGGTGGCCAGGCGTACCACCCTCAGCCGAACATGCCGCGCCCCCATAGCGAATGGCACCGCGGTGGCTTCGCGCCGCCCCAGTACCGCGGCGACCGCTACTGGGTCACCGACTGGCGCGCCCGCCACCTGCGCCAACCGCCTCGTGACCACCGCTGGTTGTACGTGAATGGCGACTACGTACTGGTGGCGATTGCCACAGGTGCGATCGTGCAAATCCTCAGCGGTTATTGA
- a CDS encoding intermembrane transport protein PqiB translates to MNPSAKHPRRFSLVWLLPLAAAIAAVLVLSGHFRGLGPRITVSFQTAEGLEVDQTPVLYKSVPIGKVVGISIDKRRDRVDVDLQLQADAGAFADKGTRFWVVRPRIGLSEISGVKTLLTGSFIGADAGHAGETAERFRGLEHPPAIRFGEKGTRFVLHADSLNSLNIGSPVYYRRVQVGRVIGSGLSPEGKGVDVTVFIAAPNDRFVTQNTRFWNASGVDIKVGVGGRQVNVESMASVLNGGVAFQAPAYPPDSPVAEANSRFALFDERDDALSRPVGYARYLVMHFDDSTRGLAVGAPVEFFGIDIGRVVSVQLDYDPQRQWLSSRVGAVIYPNRLGAVHEKLHKDLGRDDESTTAMLMGRFIEHGLRAQARVGNLLTDQKYIQLGFVPGAPAVPFDYDARPIEVPTVAGSFSVMEDQIKRIMAMVGRVQANDLSRNLTRSLEQLPLVVNQVNQQVVPQLRDTLLEANQTLQGVVDSVAEGSSQRDQVNQTAAQLKQASRSVQALLDLWNRYPELFLRGRSAEDPAATTSLPRN, encoded by the coding sequence GTGAACCCATCTGCCAAACACCCCCGGCGCTTCTCTCTGGTATGGCTGCTGCCCCTGGCCGCCGCCATCGCCGCCGTGCTGGTGCTGTCCGGGCATTTTCGCGGCCTGGGCCCGCGTATCACGGTCAGTTTCCAGACCGCCGAGGGGCTGGAAGTCGACCAGACCCCGGTGCTCTATAAAAGCGTGCCCATCGGCAAGGTGGTGGGTATCAGCATCGATAAGCGCCGTGACCGCGTGGACGTCGACCTCCAGCTACAAGCCGATGCCGGCGCGTTCGCTGACAAGGGCACGCGCTTCTGGGTGGTGCGGCCGCGCATTGGCCTCAGCGAGATTTCCGGGGTCAAGACCCTGCTCACGGGCAGCTTCATCGGTGCGGACGCGGGCCACGCGGGCGAAACGGCCGAGCGTTTTCGCGGCCTGGAGCACCCGCCTGCCATCCGCTTTGGCGAGAAGGGCACGCGGTTTGTGCTGCATGCCGACAGCCTGAACTCATTGAACATCGGCTCGCCGGTGTATTACCGCCGGGTTCAGGTGGGCAGGGTGATCGGCAGTGGGTTGAGCCCCGAAGGCAAGGGCGTGGATGTGACCGTGTTCATCGCCGCCCCCAACGACCGCTTCGTGACCCAGAACACCCGGTTCTGGAACGCCAGCGGCGTTGACATCAAGGTCGGGGTGGGCGGCCGTCAGGTCAATGTCGAATCCATGGCGTCGGTGCTCAACGGCGGGGTGGCGTTCCAGGCGCCGGCCTACCCGCCGGACTCACCCGTGGCCGAGGCCAACAGCCGCTTCGCCCTGTTCGACGAGCGTGACGACGCGTTGTCCCGGCCCGTGGGCTACGCGCGCTACCTGGTGATGCACTTCGATGATTCGACCCGTGGCCTGGCGGTAGGTGCGCCGGTAGAGTTCTTCGGCATCGACATTGGCCGGGTGGTGTCCGTGCAACTGGACTATGACCCCCAGCGCCAGTGGCTCAGCAGTCGGGTGGGCGCGGTGATCTACCCCAACCGCCTGGGCGCGGTGCACGAAAAACTGCACAAGGATCTGGGCCGCGATGACGAGTCCACCACGGCAATGCTGATGGGGCGCTTCATCGAGCACGGCCTGCGGGCCCAGGCGCGAGTGGGTAACCTGCTGACCGACCAGAAATATATTCAGCTGGGTTTCGTGCCGGGCGCACCGGCGGTACCGTTCGACTATGACGCGCGGCCTATCGAGGTGCCCACGGTCGCCGGCAGCTTCTCGGTGATGGAAGACCAGATCAAGCGCATCATGGCCATGGTGGGGCGTGTGCAGGCCAACGACCTGTCGCGCAACCTGACCCGCAGCCTGGAGCAATTGCCGTTGGTGGTGAACCAGGTGAACCAGCAAGTGGTGCCGCAGTTGCGCGATACGTTGCTGGAAGCGAACCAAACCTTGCAGGGGGTGGTCGATAGTGTCGCCGAGGGTTCGTCCCAACGGGACCAGGTGAACCAGACCGCCGCACAGCTCAAGCAGGCTTCGCGCTCGGTGCAGGCACTGCTGGACCTATGGAACCGCTACCCGGAACTGTTCCTGCGCGGGCGCTCGGCCGAAGACCCGGCGGCGACCACGTCGCTGCCACGAAACTGA
- a CDS encoding DUF2784 domain-containing protein translates to MIYRVAADGLVLFHGLFIIFVLLGGLWVLKWHAVAWLHVPAAVWGVAVEVFHLACPLTYWENLLRLMAGQQGYAGGYVEHYLLPVIYPAGLTAGIQLVLGSVVLLINGTVYWRLYRQWRGGVRQAIP, encoded by the coding sequence ATGATTTACCGCGTGGCTGCCGATGGACTGGTACTGTTCCATGGCCTGTTCATTATTTTTGTACTGCTGGGTGGGCTCTGGGTGCTCAAGTGGCACGCTGTGGCGTGGCTGCATGTGCCGGCGGCGGTGTGGGGCGTGGCGGTGGAGGTGTTTCACCTGGCCTGTCCGCTGACATACTGGGAGAACCTGTTGCGGCTCATGGCCGGGCAGCAGGGGTATGCCGGTGGTTATGTGGAGCATTACCTGTTGCCAGTGATCTACCCGGCCGGGCTCACGGCGGGTATCCAGCTGGTGCTGGGCAGCGTGGTGCTGCTGATCAATGGCACGGTCTACTGGCGGTTGTATCGCCAATGGCGCGGTGGAGTGAGGCAGGCTATTCCTTGA
- a CDS encoding NAD-dependent malic enzyme, with protein sequence MKNVPNQSRPLYIAYAGPSLLEMPLLNKGSAFTPQERIDFNLIGLLPQNVETIEEQVDRVYRQYEQCASDLDKHIYLRSIQDNNETLFFRLLESHLDKMLPIIYTPTVGQACQEFSKIYRTHRGLFISWPDRDRIDDILRSATKDSVKIIVVTDSERILGLGDQGIGGMGIPIGKLSLYTACGGISPAYTLPIVLDVGTNNQELLDDPMYMGWRHPRVTGQEYAEFIDLFIQAVKRRWPGVLLQFEDFAQTNAMPLLEKYRDELCCFNDDIQGTASVAVGTLLAACKVKNQKLGEQVVAFVGAGSAGCGIAEHIVAAMQLEGLSESEARQRIFMVDRFGLLTDDMSGLHDFQMRLAHKAGAVQGWQRDDNGIALLEVVKQAKPTILIGVSGQRGLFTEAVVRQVYAHCPTPLIMPLSNPTSRVEATPADVLAWTDGNALVATGSPFAPVEINGRTLPIAQCNNAYIFPGIGLGVVAAKATRITDAMLMAASNALAECSPVVTGTGDAVLPPLKDIQAVSKKIAVAVAKQAQADGVALETPEEQLLQAIERNFWFPRYRFYRRSAV encoded by the coding sequence ATGAAAAACGTGCCGAACCAGTCCCGCCCACTCTACATCGCCTACGCCGGCCCTTCACTGCTGGAGATGCCGCTGCTCAACAAGGGCAGCGCCTTCACGCCTCAGGAGCGGATCGACTTCAACCTGATCGGCCTGCTGCCGCAGAATGTCGAGACCATCGAAGAACAGGTCGACCGCGTGTACCGCCAGTACGAGCAGTGCGCCAGTGACCTGGACAAGCACATCTACCTGCGTTCGATCCAGGACAACAACGAGACCCTGTTCTTCCGCTTGCTGGAATCGCACCTGGACAAGATGCTGCCGATTATCTACACCCCCACCGTCGGCCAGGCTTGCCAGGAATTTTCCAAGATCTACCGCACGCACCGCGGCCTGTTCATTTCCTGGCCCGACCGCGACCGCATCGACGACATCCTGCGCAGCGCTACCAAGGACTCGGTGAAGATCATCGTGGTCACCGACAGCGAGCGCATCCTTGGCTTGGGCGACCAGGGCATCGGCGGCATGGGCATCCCTATCGGCAAGCTGTCGCTGTACACCGCCTGTGGCGGCATCAGCCCGGCCTACACGCTGCCGATCGTGCTGGACGTGGGCACCAACAACCAGGAACTGCTGGACGATCCGATGTACATGGGCTGGCGCCACCCGCGCGTGACCGGCCAGGAATATGCCGAGTTCATCGATCTGTTCATTCAGGCGGTCAAGCGCCGCTGGCCGGGCGTGCTGCTGCAGTTCGAGGACTTCGCCCAGACCAACGCCATGCCGTTGCTGGAGAAATACCGCGACGAACTGTGCTGCTTCAACGACGATATCCAGGGCACCGCTTCGGTGGCCGTGGGTACGCTGCTGGCGGCCTGCAAGGTCAAGAACCAGAAACTGGGCGAGCAGGTCGTGGCCTTCGTCGGTGCCGGTTCGGCCGGGTGCGGTATTGCCGAACACATCGTTGCCGCCATGCAACTGGAAGGGTTGTCGGAAAGCGAGGCGCGCCAGCGCATCTTCATGGTCGACCGTTTCGGCCTGCTGACCGATGACATGAGTGGCCTGCATGATTTCCAGATGCGCCTGGCGCACAAGGCCGGCGCTGTGCAAGGCTGGCAGCGTGACGACAATGGCATCGCGCTGCTGGAAGTGGTCAAGCAGGCGAAGCCGACCATCCTGATCGGTGTCTCGGGTCAGCGCGGCCTGTTCACCGAAGCGGTGGTGCGCCAGGTATACGCCCATTGCCCGACGCCGCTGATCATGCCGCTGTCCAACCCTACCTCGCGGGTCGAGGCCACCCCGGCCGATGTCCTGGCATGGACCGACGGCAACGCCCTGGTCGCCACCGGCAGCCCGTTCGCCCCCGTGGAAATCAATGGCCGCACGCTGCCGATCGCCCAGTGCAACAACGCCTATATCTTCCCGGGCATTGGCCTTGGGGTCGTGGCCGCCAAGGCCACGCGCATCACGGACGCCATGCTGATGGCCGCCTCCAACGCCCTGGCCGAATGCTCCCCAGTGGTCACTGGTACCGGCGACGCGGTGCTGCCGCCGCTCAAGGATATCCAGGCGGTCAGCAAGAAGATCGCGGTGGCCGTGGCCAAGCAGGCCCAGGCCGATGGCGTGGCCCTGGAAACCCCGGAAGAACAGCTGTTGCAGGCCATCGAACGCAACTTCTGGTTCCCGCGCTACCGTTTCTATCGCCGTTCGGCGGTGTAA
- a CDS encoding LysR family transcriptional regulator, translated as MPRENFNDLQAFVIIAREGSFTRAAAQMGVSQSALSHTLRALEARLGVRLLTRTTRSVSPTEAGQRLLETLAPRFAEIEAELAALSEFRDTPAGTVRITAAEHAVDTLLWPRLQPVLRQYPDIKVEISTDYGLTDIAAQRFDLGVRLGDQVAKDMIAVRIAADMRMAVVATPGYLAQRGVPQTVQALAEHDCVTLRLPTHGGLMAWEFEKDGHEVKAKVEGQWVFNTGSQILRAVVQGFGLGYMPDDMVREHLTAGRLQSVLQDWCPTFPGYHLYYPSRRQSSRALQVVIDALRHRGG; from the coding sequence ATGCCCCGCGAAAACTTCAACGACCTGCAGGCGTTCGTCATCATTGCCCGCGAAGGCAGTTTTACCCGTGCCGCTGCCCAGATGGGAGTCTCCCAGTCGGCCTTGAGCCATACCCTGCGGGCGCTGGAAGCGCGCCTGGGGGTACGCTTGCTGACGCGCACCACCCGCAGCGTATCGCCCACCGAGGCAGGCCAGCGCCTGCTGGAAACCCTGGCGCCCCGGTTCGCGGAAATCGAGGCAGAGCTGGCGGCGCTCAGCGAGTTTCGTGACACCCCCGCGGGCACCGTGCGCATCACCGCGGCCGAACATGCGGTGGACACGCTGTTGTGGCCCAGGCTGCAGCCTGTGCTGCGCCAGTACCCGGACATCAAGGTGGAGATCAGCACCGACTACGGCCTTACCGATATCGCTGCCCAGCGTTTTGACCTGGGCGTGCGCCTGGGCGACCAGGTGGCCAAGGACATGATCGCGGTGCGCATTGCCGCGGATATGCGCATGGCCGTGGTCGCCACGCCCGGCTACCTCGCCCAGCGTGGCGTGCCGCAAACGGTGCAGGCCCTGGCCGAGCACGACTGCGTCACCTTGCGCCTGCCCACCCACGGGGGGCTCATGGCATGGGAATTCGAGAAGGACGGCCACGAGGTCAAGGCCAAGGTGGAAGGGCAGTGGGTGTTCAACACCGGCTCGCAGATTCTGCGCGCGGTCGTTCAGGGATTCGGGCTGGGCTACATGCCCGACGACATGGTGCGTGAGCACCTGACGGCCGGGCGCCTGCAATCGGTGCTGCAGGACTGGTGCCCGACGTTCCCTGGCTACCACCTGTACTACCCCAGCCGCCGGCAGTCGTCACGGGCATTGCAAGTGGTGATCGACGCCTTGCGCCATCGCGGCGGCTGA
- a CDS encoding EcsC family protein produces the protein MSIPDQDRDQLQLAKNLLENPGFVAKVTHVIGMPIEGALARLPKSLTSRIAGVTQSALLKAMDAAVFTLKDVPGVTASNRWHKAGIAVSGGVGGFFGFTGLGVELPLSTSIMLRSIADIARAHGEQVDSEEAKQACLAVFALGGRAAADDDSETGYYAVRAALAKSLSDGSFVKLVAAIAQRFSVQVSEKVAAQAIPAIGAVGGALINLAFIDHFQTMARGHFIVRQLERRHGQAAVQQLYQALPRRG, from the coding sequence ATGAGCATCCCCGACCAAGACCGCGACCAACTGCAACTGGCCAAGAACCTGCTGGAGAACCCGGGCTTCGTGGCCAAGGTCACCCACGTCATTGGCATGCCCATCGAGGGGGCTTTGGCGCGCTTGCCCAAGAGCCTCACCTCGCGCATCGCGGGGGTGACCCAATCGGCGTTGCTCAAGGCAATGGACGCGGCCGTGTTCACCCTCAAGGACGTGCCGGGCGTCACGGCATCGAATCGCTGGCACAAGGCGGGTATCGCCGTCAGTGGCGGGGTGGGCGGCTTCTTCGGGTTCACCGGGCTGGGGGTGGAGCTGCCCTTGTCGACGTCGATCATGTTGCGCTCCATCGCCGACATCGCGCGGGCCCACGGCGAACAGGTGGACAGCGAAGAAGCCAAGCAAGCCTGCCTGGCGGTGTTTGCCCTGGGCGGACGGGCGGCCGCCGATGACGACTCCGAGACCGGTTACTACGCGGTGCGCGCGGCCTTGGCCAAGTCGCTGTCCGACGGCTCCTTCGTCAAGCTGGTGGCGGCCATTGCCCAACGCTTCAGCGTGCAGGTCAGCGAGAAGGTCGCGGCCCAGGCCATCCCGGCCATAGGCGCAGTGGGCGGGGCGCTGATCAACCTGGCGTTCATCGACCATTTCCAGACCATGGCCCGTGGGCATTTCATCGTTCGGCAACTGGAGCGGCGCCATGGCCAGGCGGCGGTACAGCAGCTTTACCAGGCGTTGCCCCGGCGCGGTTGA
- a CDS encoding isocitrate lyase/PEP mutase family protein: MPRISHQGLRRAFRQLLASNACFHTASVFDPMSARIAADLGFEVGILGGSVASLQVLGAPDFALITLSEFVEQATRIGRVAQLPFIADADHGYGNALNVMRTVAELERAGVAALTIEDTLLPAQFGRKSTDLISVAEGIGKIKAALEARVDPELTIIARTHAGVLSTEDVIARTKAYQEAGADGICMVGVRDFEHLEEIAQHLSVPLMLVTYGNPALQDDERLAKLGVRISVDGHGAYFAAIKATYDSLREQRKLTRSTQNLSATELTHTYTLPESYIVWAREFMDVKE, translated from the coding sequence ATGCCCAGAATTTCCCACCAAGGTTTGCGTCGTGCGTTTCGGCAACTGCTCGCCTCCAATGCCTGCTTCCACACAGCCTCCGTCTTCGACCCCATGTCAGCGCGCATCGCCGCCGACCTGGGCTTTGAGGTCGGCATCCTCGGCGGTTCCGTCGCCTCGCTGCAGGTGCTGGGCGCCCCTGACTTCGCCCTGATTACCCTGAGCGAGTTCGTCGAGCAGGCCACCCGCATCGGCCGCGTGGCCCAGCTGCCATTCATCGCCGACGCCGACCACGGCTACGGCAACGCCCTGAACGTGATGCGCACAGTGGCAGAGCTGGAGCGCGCCGGCGTCGCCGCGCTGACCATCGAGGACACCCTGCTGCCAGCCCAGTTCGGCCGCAAGTCCACCGACCTGATCTCGGTGGCCGAAGGCATCGGCAAGATCAAGGCCGCGCTGGAAGCGCGGGTCGACCCGGAACTGACCATCATCGCCCGCACCCATGCCGGCGTGCTGTCTACTGAAGACGTCATTGCCCGTACCAAGGCCTACCAGGAAGCGGGCGCCGACGGCATCTGCATGGTGGGTGTACGTGATTTCGAGCACCTGGAAGAGATCGCCCAGCACCTCAGCGTACCGCTGATGCTGGTCACTTACGGCAACCCCGCGCTGCAGGATGACGAGCGGCTGGCGAAACTGGGCGTGCGCATCAGCGTGGATGGTCACGGCGCGTATTTCGCCGCCATCAAGGCCACCTACGATTCCCTGCGTGAACAACGCAAACTGACCCGCAGCACCCAGAACCTGAGTGCCACCGAACTGACCCACACCTATACCCTGCCCGAAAGCTACATTGTCTGGGCGCGCGAGTTCATGGACGTCAAGGAATAG
- a CDS encoding threonine dehydratase produces MHGFTLDDLERAARQVYQVMPPTPQHAWPLLAQRTGCSVWVKHENHTPTGAFKVRGGITFLHWLVHTQPQLRGIVSATRGNHGQSLALAARAHGVRTVIVVPRGNSVEKNAAMAAFGVELVEHGRDFDEAREEAARLAEREGLYLVPPFHPALVKGVASYGLELFAAVADLDAVYVPMGCGSGVCALIAARDALGVRTQVIGVVAEQAPAAKWSFDSGRVQESATADTLADGMAVRRPVPEAFAVYAQGAARIVAVSEAQIAEAMAVYYRDTHNVAEGAGAAALAALLHERQAMAGKQVAVVLSGGNVDWPVYAKVVNGH; encoded by the coding sequence ATGCATGGCTTTACCCTCGACGACCTTGAACGTGCAGCCCGCCAGGTGTATCAGGTGATGCCACCCACCCCCCAGCACGCCTGGCCATTGCTGGCCCAGCGTACCGGCTGCAGCGTATGGGTCAAACACGAAAACCATACCCCCACCGGTGCGTTCAAGGTGCGCGGCGGCATCACGTTTCTGCATTGGCTCGTGCATACCCAGCCTCAGCTTCGCGGCATCGTCTCGGCCACCCGCGGCAACCATGGCCAGAGCCTGGCGTTGGCGGCGCGGGCCCATGGCGTGCGCACAGTGATCGTCGTACCGCGGGGTAACTCGGTGGAAAAGAACGCCGCCATGGCCGCCTTCGGTGTCGAACTGGTGGAGCATGGCCGTGACTTTGACGAAGCACGCGAAGAGGCCGCTCGCCTGGCGGAGCGAGAGGGCTTGTACCTGGTACCGCCTTTCCACCCGGCCCTGGTCAAGGGCGTGGCCAGCTACGGACTGGAACTGTTCGCAGCGGTTGCGGACCTTGATGCCGTCTACGTGCCCATGGGCTGCGGGTCGGGCGTGTGCGCGTTGATTGCCGCCCGTGATGCGCTGGGGGTGCGCACCCAGGTGATCGGCGTGGTGGCCGAGCAGGCTCCCGCGGCCAAGTGGTCATTCGACAGTGGTCGTGTCCAGGAAAGTGCCACGGCCGATACCCTGGCCGACGGCATGGCCGTGCGCCGGCCCGTCCCCGAGGCGTTCGCGGTGTATGCCCAGGGGGCCGCGCGGATTGTCGCGGTCAGCGAGGCGCAGATCGCCGAGGCCATGGCGGTGTATTACCGCGACACCCATAACGTGGCGGAAGGCGCCGGCGCTGCGGCCCTGGCAGCACTGTTGCACGAGCGCCAGGCCATGGCCGGGAAACAGGTGGCCGTGGTGCTCAGTGGCGGCAATGTCGACTGGCCAGTGTATGCCAAGGTGGTGAACGGACACTGA
- a CDS encoding sodium:solute symporter family protein, translating to MLIWFVAVYLLITVGVGFYASTRVKNSKDFAAAGRSMSFPVVTAMVFATWFGSEAVLGIPAAFMKNGFSGIIEDPFGSFGCLMLVGLVFCRPLYRLNMLTIGDFFRKRYGPKVELFVSLVIIGSYLGWIAAQLTALGVVFNVLSDGAISTTQGMLLGTFIVLVYTLFGGMWSVAMNDSMQMLIIVCGLAYLTWLLGNMAGGPAHVIEHAAQAGKFTMVHSTSAKDILAFLGAAVTMMFGSIPQQDVYARVMSAKTEKIASRASIAGACCYLTFCMLPIFLTYAASMIDPQMVSELLDGDAQMILPRLIMERTPLFAQIMFFGALLSAIMSTASGTLLAPSVTFTENVLKRLRPNMTDRQFLLAMRITIAVGAGLTCLFALYSDSSIYEMVGNAYKVTLVAAVVPLFAGLFWKRATNQGAITAIIFGLTSWGLLELTHHDGDLWPPQLAGLLISALGMVIGSLLPPLNKRGRAFDGALANG from the coding sequence ATGCTGATCTGGTTTGTCGCGGTTTACCTGCTGATCACCGTAGGTGTAGGTTTCTACGCCTCCACTCGTGTCAAAAACTCCAAGGACTTCGCGGCTGCCGGCCGCAGCATGTCATTCCCGGTGGTCACGGCCATGGTCTTTGCGACCTGGTTCGGCTCCGAGGCCGTGCTGGGCATTCCCGCCGCGTTCATGAAGAACGGCTTCTCCGGCATCATCGAAGACCCCTTCGGTTCATTCGGCTGCCTGATGCTGGTGGGCCTGGTGTTCTGCCGGCCGCTGTACCGGCTGAACATGCTCACCATTGGCGACTTCTTTCGCAAACGCTACGGGCCCAAGGTGGAGCTGTTCGTCAGCCTGGTGATCATCGGCTCGTACCTGGGCTGGATCGCCGCGCAGCTGACCGCGCTGGGCGTGGTGTTCAACGTGCTGTCCGATGGTGCCATCAGCACCACCCAAGGCATGCTGCTGGGTACCTTCATCGTGCTGGTGTACACCCTGTTCGGCGGCATGTGGTCGGTGGCCATGAACGACTCCATGCAGATGCTGATCATCGTCTGCGGCCTGGCCTACCTGACCTGGCTGCTGGGCAACATGGCCGGCGGCCCTGCCCATGTGATCGAGCATGCGGCCCAGGCCGGCAAGTTCACCATGGTCCACAGCACCTCGGCCAAGGATATTCTGGCGTTTCTGGGCGCCGCGGTGACCATGATGTTCGGCTCCATTCCCCAGCAGGACGTGTATGCCCGGGTGATGTCGGCCAAGACCGAGAAGATCGCCTCGCGCGCCTCCATCGCCGGGGCGTGCTGCTACCTGACCTTCTGCATGCTGCCGATCTTCCTGACCTACGCAGCGTCGATGATCGACCCGCAGATGGTCAGCGAGCTGCTGGACGGCGATGCGCAGATGATCCTGCCGCGCTTGATCATGGAGCGCACCCCATTGTTCGCCCAGATCATGTTCTTTGGCGCCCTGCTGTCGGCGATCATGTCCACCGCTTCGGGTACCCTGCTGGCGCCTTCGGTGACCTTCACTGAAAACGTGCTCAAGCGCCTGCGCCCGAACATGACCGACCGCCAGTTCCTGCTGGCGATGCGTATCACCATCGCCGTGGGTGCCGGTTTGACGTGCCTGTTCGCGCTGTATTCGGATTCGAGCATTTATGAAATGGTCGGCAACGCCTACAAAGTGACCCTGGTGGCGGCCGTGGTGCCCTTGTTCGCCGGACTGTTCTGGAAACGCGCCACCAACCAGGGCGCTATCACGGCGATCATCTTCGGCTTGACGTCCTGGGGCTTGCTGGAGCTGACCCACCATGACGGCGACCTGTGGCCGCCGCAACTGGCCGGGCTGCTGATCAGTGCCCTGGGCATGGTGATCGGTTCGTTGCTACCACCCTTGAACAAACGTGGCCGCGCCTTCGACGGCGCCCTGGCCAACGGCTGA
- a CDS encoding helix-turn-helix domain-containing protein, with amino-acid sequence MASMERSAPLPLAHEPVRRAQAGPWAIELLPRAPYHARYVATQAAIGFAFDSQRGTHAIGSDRVLPFQATANGLAFVPPGCDVYSVSEAGGEYLRLTRTDGFALPGEEPYNNRVDLTAVALARCLRSALMRGAADADWEGWALALAQRGSAGGQAVADGGAMTRRRLARLDDFIDAGLGGPLSVQAMAALLGLSEGHFMRAFKQATGSSPHSYLIDRRLARARALLCGSRQRLADIAQACGFASQAHMATLFRQRLGISPRALRE; translated from the coding sequence ATGGCAAGCATGGAACGATCAGCCCCCCTGCCCCTTGCCCACGAACCGGTGCGCCGTGCCCAGGCCGGGCCCTGGGCGATCGAGTTGTTGCCCCGCGCCCCTTACCACGCTCGCTACGTGGCCACGCAGGCGGCCATCGGCTTTGCCTTTGATAGCCAGCGTGGTACCCATGCCATCGGCAGTGACCGGGTGCTGCCCTTCCAGGCCACCGCCAACGGCCTGGCGTTCGTGCCGCCGGGTTGCGACGTGTATTCGGTGTCCGAAGCAGGCGGTGAATACCTGCGCTTGACCCGCACCGATGGCTTCGCGCTACCGGGCGAAGAGCCTTATAACAACCGCGTGGACCTGACCGCCGTGGCCCTGGCCCGATGCCTGCGCAGCGCGCTGATGCGGGGTGCGGCGGACGCTGACTGGGAAGGGTGGGCGCTGGCCTTGGCGCAACGGGGTAGCGCCGGGGGACAGGCCGTGGCTGACGGCGGCGCCATGACGCGTCGGCGCCTGGCACGGCTGGACGACTTCATCGACGCCGGCCTTGGCGGCCCGCTCAGCGTGCAGGCCATGGCCGCCCTGCTGGGGCTGTCCGAGGGGCATTTCATGCGGGCATTCAAGCAGGCAACAGGCAGCAGCCCCCACAGCTACCTCATCGACCGCCGCCTGGCGCGCGCCAGGGCCCTGTTGTGCGGGTCACGCCAACGGCTGGCCGACATCGCCCAGGCCTGTGGCTTTGCCTCTCAGGCGCACATGGCCACCCTGTTTCGCCAGCGCCTGGGCATCAGCCCGCGGGCGCTGCGCGAATAG
- the copM gene encoding CopM family metallochaperone, whose protein sequence is MTRLLSFILAAGLCSAAYAADTTEAMKAEYQHAAHGMSADMNMESTSDNPDVLFVQGMLPHHQGAVDMAKTELKYGKDPEIRKLAEAIIKAQDAEIAQMKAWLAKQPK, encoded by the coding sequence ATGACCCGACTCTTGAGCTTCATCCTCGCCGCCGGCCTGTGCAGTGCCGCCTACGCCGCCGACACCACCGAGGCCATGAAGGCCGAATACCAGCACGCCGCCCATGGCATGTCGGCGGACATGAACATGGAAAGCACCAGCGACAACCCGGACGTGCTGTTCGTGCAGGGTATGCTGCCGCACCACCAGGGCGCCGTGGACATGGCGAAGACCGAACTCAAGTACGGCAAAGACCCGGAAATCCGCAAGCTGGCCGAAGCCATCATCAAGGCCCAGGATGCCGAGATTGCGCAAATGAAGGCCTGGCTGGCCAAGCAGCCGAAGTAA